A stretch of the Aegilops tauschii subsp. strangulata cultivar AL8/78 chromosome 4, Aet v6.0, whole genome shotgun sequence genome encodes the following:
- the LOC109735157 gene encoding ATPase 10, plasma membrane-type isoform X6 yields MDDDGLGKPLLGRESLSTQDIDLGNLPLEEVFEQLSTSRCGLSSADAAERLQLFGANRLEEKRENKVLKFISFMWNPLSWVMEAAAVMALVLANGGSQGPDWEDFVGIVCLLIINSTISFIEENNAGNAAASLMARLAPRTKVLRDGQWQEMDASVLVPGDIISIRLGDIVPADARLLEGDPLKIDQSALTGESLPVTKRTGDLVFTGSTCKHGEIEAVVIATGIRSFFGKAAHLVDSTEVVGHFQKVLTCIGNFCICSIAVGVIVEVIIMFAVQHRSYREGINNVLVLLIGGIPIAMPTVLSVTLAIGSHRLSQQGAITKRMTAIEEMAGMDVLCCDKTGTLTLNHLTVDKNLVEVFSGGMDRDMIILLAARASRVDNQDAIDMAIINMLSDPKEARANITEVHFLPFNPVDKRTAITYIDSGGNWFRVSKGAPEQILNLCFNKDDIAEKAQRVVDSFAERGLRSLAVAYQEVPERSRHGDGGPWVFCGVLPLFDPPRHDSADTIRRALDLGVCVKMITGDHLAIAKETGRRLGTGTNMHPSAALFGRRGGDEGAAAAVEELVESADGFAGVFPEHKHEIVRLLQASGHVCGMTGDGVNDAPALKKADIGIAVSDATDAARAAADIVLTEPGLGVIVCAVLTSRAIFQRMRNYTIYAVCITIRIVVGFVLLASIWEYDFPPFMVLIIAILNDGTIMAISKDRVKPSGSPDSWKLNEIFATGVVIGTYLALVTVLFYWALTRTTFFESHFGVRSLKGDAEEVSSAVYLQVSITSQALIFVTRSRGLSFLDRPGTLLVCAFAVAQLVATLVAVYAAVGFASISGVGWRWAGVIWLYSLVSYLPLDPVKVAVRYALSGEAWSLLLDRKAAFARRRRDYYGEEERRGAALSARRALSDHLLSSRTPRSAVAEQARRRAEIASRLGETHSPRAHLESVMKLKRARSAHSV; encoded by the exons ATGGATGACGACGGGCTGGGAAAACCTCTGCTTGGACGTGAGAGTCTCAGCACCCAAGACATTGATCTG GGGAACCTGCCCCTCGAAGAAGTTTTTGAGCAGCTGAGCACGTCTCGATGTGGTCTCTCCTCAGCGGATGCCGCGGAGCGGTTGCAGCTGTTCGGCGCTAACCGACTGGAGGAGAAGCGC GAGAACAAGGTTCTCAAGTTCATCAGCTTCATGTGGAACCCTCTGTCCTGGGTGATGGAGGCAGCAGCTGTGATGGCATTGGTCTTGGCAAATGGGGGT AGTCAGGGTCCTGACTGGGAGGACTTTGTGGGAATCGTCTGCCTTCTGATCATCAACTCGACGATCAGCTTCATCGAGGAGAACAATGCCGGGAATGCCGCGGCTTCGCTCATGGCCCGCTTGGCGCCTAGAACAAAG GTTCTTAGAGATGGGCAATGGCAAGAGATGGATGCCTCTGTATTGGTACCCGGGGACATCATCAGCATTAGGCTTGGTGACATTGTCCCTGCAGATGCGCGGCTACTCGAGGGAGATCCTCTCAAAATTGATCAG TCAGCTCTCACTGGAGAATCACTTCCTGTCACCAAAAGGACCGGCGACCTAGTGTTCACTGGTTCAACTTGCAAGCATGGTGAGATCGAAGCTGTCGTCATCGCGACCGGGATCCGCTCGTTCTTCGGGAAGGCGGCTCATTTGGTGGACTCCACAGAGGTTGTTGGCCATTTCCAGAAG GTACTTACCTGCATAGGCAACTTCTGTATCTGCTCGATTGCGGTGGGGGTGATCGTTGAGGTTATCATCATGTTCGCGGTCCAGCACCGGTCGTACCGGGAGGGGATCAACAATGTGCTTGTTCTTCTGATCGGAGGGATACCGATCGCGATGCCGACGGTTTTGTCGGTCACGCTCGCAATAGGTTCTCATCGCCTATCTCAACAG GGTGCCATCACCAAAAGAATGACAGCCATCGAGGAAATGGCCGGAATGGATGTTCTCTGCTGCGACAAAACTGGGACTCTCACTCTCAACCATCTTACCGTCGACAAAAACCTAGTCGAG GTTTTCAGCGGAGGAATGGACAGGGACATGATCATTCTGTTGGCTGCAAGAGCATCAAGAGTGGATAATCAAGATGCAATCGATATGGCCATCATAAATATGCTTTCTGATCCCAAAGAG GCACGCGCAAACATTACCGAAGTTCACTTTCTCCCGTTCAATCCGGTAGACAAGAGGACGGCCATAACATACATTGATTCTGGCGGCAACTGGTTCCGGGTCAGCAAAGGTGCTCCTGAGCAG ATCCTCAACCTGTGCTTCAACAAGGATGACATCGCCGAGAAGGCGCAGCGGGTCGTCGACAGCTTCGCGGAGAGGGGCCTCCGTTCACTAGCAGTTGCTTACCAG GAGGTCCCGGAGAGATCGAGGCACGGCGATGGCGGGCCGTGGGTCTTCTGCGGCGTGCTGCCGCTGTTCGACCCGCCGCGGCACGACAGCGCCGACACCATCCGCAGGGCCCTGGACCTGGGCGTGTGCGTGAAGATGATCACCGGCGACCACCTGGCGATCGCCAAGGAGACCGGCCGGCGGCTCGGGACGGGGACCAACATGCACCCGTCGGCGGCGCTGTTCGGCCGCCGCGGCGGCgacgagggggcggcggcggcggtggaggagcTGGTGGAGAGCGCGGACGGGTTCGCGGGCGTGTTCCCGGAGCACAAGCACGAGATCGTGCGGCTCCTGCAGGCGAGCGGCCACGTGTGCGGGATGACGGGCGACGGCGTGAACGACGCGCCGGCGCTGAAGAAGGCGGATATCGGCATCGCGGTGTCGGACGCGACGGACGCCGCCCGGGCCGCCGCCGACATCGTGCTGACGGAGCCCGGCCTCGGCGTCATTGTCTGCGCCGTCCTCACCAGCCGCGCCATCTTCCAGCGCATGAGGAACTACACG ATCTATGCCGTGTGCATCACCATACGAATAGTG GTTGGGTTTGTTCTTCTGGCGTCGATATGGGAGTACGACTTCCCGCCATTCATGGTGCTCATCATAGCCATACTCAACGATG GGACGATCATGGCGATATCCAAGGACCGGGTGAAGCCGTCGGGGAGCCCGGACAGCTGGAAGCTCAACGAGATATTCGCGACCGGGGTCGTCATCGGCACCTACCTCGCGCTGGTCACGGTGCTCTTCTACTGGGCGCTCACCAGAACCACGTTCTTCGAG TCTCACTTCGGGGTGCGGTCGCTGAAGGGCGACGCGGAGGAGGTGTCGTCGGCGGTGTACCTGCAGGTGAGCATCACCAGCCAGGCCCTGATATTCGTGACCCGCAGCCGGGGCCTCTCCTTCCTCGACCGGCCGGGGACCCTGCTCGTCTGCGCCTTCGCCGTCGCGCAGCTGGTGGCGACCCTGGTGGCGGTGTACGCGGCCGTCGGCTTCGCGTCGATCAGCGGCGTCGGGTGGCGGTGGGCGGGCGTCATATGGCTCTACAGCCTGGTCTCCTACCTCCCGCTCGACCCCGTCAAGGTCGCCGTCCGCTACGCCCTCAGCGGCGAGGCCTGGAGTCTGCTCCTCGACCGGAAG GCTGCGTTTGCAAGGAGGAGGAGAGACTActacggcgaggaggagcggcgggGGGCGGCGCTGTCGGCGCGGCGGGCGCTCTCTGACCATCTCCTcagcagcaggacgccacgctcCGCCGTCGCAGAGCAAGCGAGGCGGCGCGCCGAGATCGCCAG CAGGCTGGGAGAAACGCACTCGCCAAGGGCGCACCTCGAGTCTGTGATGAAGCTCAAGCGCGCCCGGTCGGCTCACTCCGTTTGA